DNA from Sulfodiicoccus acidiphilus:
ACATGGACTACGACGAGGTGATAATATGCATATCTGGGGAAGCGACGTGGATTACCGAGGACGGTGAGTTCAAGTTGAAGGCGGGAGAGATGCTGCTCATCCCGAGGGGGATAGCTCACACAGCCTCCTCCAGCGAGGACTCCAACTACGTTGCCATAGAGGTCAAGTCTAAGGTTCCCCTCGCGCTAGTCCAGAGGTGAGGCAAGTGAGGTTGGACGAGCTCTTAAATGTTATGAGGTCCTCGAAGAAGTACGACTTGGAGCAGATCAGGTACCCTAACATGCCTGCATTCGATCCCGTCAAACCTGGCTTGCTCTACTTCCTATACAGACACCACGAGAGCTACTACAACCCAGATCACGACGGCCCGAGAACCAGCGCGTCTGGGCTCATAATTATGTCGGATCAGACTGGGACCCATATAGACGCTCTATGTCACCAAGCGTCCGACCTAAAATTGAGCGTAGGGGTCAAGGTGACTCCAGAGATCGAGACTCCGTGGGGGTTCACGAAGGGTGGGGCGGAGGAACTGCCGCTTATTGTAGCTAGGGGAGTCCTAATAGATGTGGCCTCGGTTTATCAGGATCCTCTACCCGAGAACTCTATGATATCGTTGGAACAGGTCAAGAAGACGTTAGAGGTTCAAGGGACCACAGTGGAAAGAGGCGATGTCGTCTTAGTGAGGACTGGTTACGGCAAGTACTGGAACGATGAGGAGAAGTACAGGAGGGCAGCAGGAGTCTCCAAGGAGGTAAGCTCTTGGCTAGCCAGGACTGGGCCCGTAGCCGTAGGGTCAGACAACCTAGCGTGGGACCTACCTTCATTCAAGGACCCTGAGACACACTCTTCCCTTCCAGGGCATCTCCTGCTCATAGCTGAGAGAGGGATTCCTATAATAGAGAATGTTAGGTTGGAGGAACTAGCGAAGGACAAGGTGTACCAGTTCCTCCTCATTGGATTCCCACTCAAGTTCAAGGGAGCTACAGGAACACCCCTAAGGCCAGTAGCAATAGTTCCATAAGTTTCGTCCCGTAAGTTTCAAATATAAGCTTGTTTAAATGTAGGTCGTGCCAAACGAAGTATCCGAGTTAGATAGATTAGCCGTCATGAGGTTTTACCCAACGAGCGGCCAAATCGAAGTTACAAGGGAGTTTCCCGAGGAGACCTATTTGTGGAACAAGGACTTCCACCCGACCCCTGTGGAGAAAAGGAACTGGGGCCCGTGGACTTACATGGCAATATGGTTCGGGATGGTTTTCGTTGTGCCTACTTGGTTTCTGGCAGGAGCTGGATTTTCCTTCGGCCTTAACTGGTACGAAATATTAATAGACTTCTTCCTCGGGAGTCTGATCATTATAGTCCCTACTATAATACAGTCCCACGGTGGAGCAAGGTATGGCATGTCCGAGCCTCAGCTAACGAGAAGCAGGTGGGGGATCTACGGTGCCCAGTTGCCCTCTTGGATAAGGGCGGTGATCTCCATGGGTTGGTGGGGGATTGTGTCCTACATCATAACTGAAGCCGCGGTCGCGATGTATGTTAGCGCCAGCGGCAAGTTATCGTTACTTCAAGGTGCCTCACCTTATTCTCTCGCGAAGAGCTTCCCAGACATTTTCTGGCCAGTGTTCGTGGCCGTGATCCTCGTGCAAGTCCTCCTCTTCTACGTCTCACCTCCAGTTAAGGCCCAACCTCCCCTCAAGATGTTGGCCAGGGCGGCTGCCCCGATAGTTGCTCTAGGTTTTGCCGTACTTTTCGTCTACACCATGACTATGGCACACTGGGACTTCTCTCCAATCACCTCAATTCCACAGAGCGTTAGGGGAGGCGAGTTTTGGATCAACAACCTAGCTTACTTGAACGCCGTCATAGCCGACTGGGCCACCATGGCGGTGAGCATGCCAGATTTCACTAGGTTCGCCCGATCTCAACGCGCCCAGACGTGGGGACAGGTGCCAATGCCATTCCTTATGACCATGGTAGCTGCCATAGCATTAATGACCACTGGTGCTACGATAGCGTTGGGTCTAGGTGGAGGGAAGGGTATATCAGACCCCATAATATTGGCTGCTCTCGAATTGCCTGGTCTCCTGAAGTTCTTTGTGTTGGCAGCATTCATGCTTGCGATGTTTGTAGTGAACGTCTTCGCTAACTCCATAGCTCCAGGATATGACATCGCAAACACCTACTCTAAATATCTCACGTGGTTTAGGGGAATAGTGATCGGTGTGGTCATAAGTGCTGCACTAGGGGCGTGGACTTTCTACGCCTCAGGAGCCTACGGGTTTATCTACAACTGGCTCCTTGTATACGGGGCCCTACTGGGAGGTGTGGAAGGAGTGTTAATTTTCGACTACGCTGTGATAAGGCGTTTTAAGTTCGAGGCCGTCGACGTCTACCTGAGCCGAGGTAGGTTTAGGTATTTAAAAGGATTCAATCCAGCCGCATTTATAGCGTTCGCCTTTGGTACGACAGTCACGTATCTGTGGTATTGGGGGTGGTTGAGGACTCCAACGACTCAGTTCCTCTATGTGAACTCGTGGATATCCGCCTTCCTAATAACAGGGGTGCTCTACGTAGTTCTAATGGTGTTGTGGGTCATCCCCAAGTACCAGGTTTTCCTCATCGGCGACCTAAAACAGGGATATATGAGCGCTGAAGTGAGAAAACTTTTCAATCCTGGATCGAAAAAAGATTGATACTTTTTGGGACATTCGTCAAGTCTATATTTCCCTTATTAGGTATTAGACTAATTATCTATGGAGAAGTTTGGTCATATTCAGCTTGCACACCTTCTCTCTTTGCTCACAAGTTAATGCTCTATTTATCATCTGTAGAGTTTCCTCGTAACACGCTCTGCCCGCTCTCTGTCCGAAAGGGTAATCCGTCCCCATTACCACGTGATCCTCCCCCACGAACTCCAACAGGAGCTTCAGGGACGGTACGTTGAAGAATGCGGTATCGTAATACAGGCGTTTAAAGTCAGCTAAAGGATCTTCCACCGCTATGACCTTCCCCTTCCCCCTCATGTCCTTGCCCAACAACTTAACCCTTCCAGCGAAGAAAGGTATCATCCCCCTCCGTGAGAAACCACCACCTTTAGCCCTGGGTAACGGGCGATCGTACCGGAGAACACCAGCCTAGCCACAGAGAGTGTGGTGTCAAAAGGCCAGCCATACAATAATGCCAAATTGTAGTCTTCACCTAACCTATCCCACACGACCGGCTCTGTCGGATGAATGAACAACAACAAACCTTTACTGCTTATCTCCTTAAACAGGTCGTCGTATCCCTCATCGTAGAATCTCTTCGCCGTATTAGAGGGAAGAGCTACTCCTGGTAGACCTAACTTGATAATTCGCCTCAACTCGTCCATCGCCAGAGAGAGATCTGTCGTTGGAAGGGTAGCCAAGGCACTGAGGTGTTCCCGGTCTACGTCAACGATCTCAGACAGCCCGTCGTTGATTGCTTGACTTAACTGCAAGGCCCTCCTAGGTTCCTTAATTTTGTCTAGGTGAGGTGGACTTACGCTTAAGAATTGCTTCTCTATCCCGAATTCTCTCATGTCCTCTAAGTGTTTATTCACGTCCACGTGGGGAGTCCCTTCAATGAAGTAGGTCAACGTCTGTTTGGTCTCCTTATCGTAGAGTATGTTGCGGCCTAGGGAGTCGGGTGGCGAGATCCCTATCTCGTGTAAGGAAGAAAGTTCCTTTATGTATCTCCTAGGAAAAATGTGACAGTGTACGTCCCACACTTCGACTTCACTTCTACCAGAAAATAAAGTTCTCTAAAGAGCTTTCATTACTGTTTCGCCAGAACCCACATTGGATGAGTTTTTAGACTACTATAGGTCCAGCTATCCACAAACGGAATCGGTCCTTAGTTCAAGTTGAAGACCTCAATTCGGATCTTCGACCACCAAAAAAGATTAAAGATATCTAAGTGGAAAAGGTGTAGGTGTCCTCCCATTAGAACCCCCAAGTACCAACTTAAACTCCTGACTGTGAACTTGATTCACGAGAAATGTTGGAGCATGTACTATAATGAGGACTCGGTAGTTAAGATCGTGGGGCTAGTCCCAGACCAAGAAAAGAACGTTCTTAGGGTAGTGGCTTTAGCCGGAGAAAAGGGATATAAGTCCCTGAGTCAGCTCAAAGAACGTGGAATAATAAAGAGCTTCTATAACACGTATAGGACGGGCTCCGCGTTCGTCGTCGATATGGCAAGGGAGTACTCCGACTCAGTCACCTCCATATTGTCTAGGAATGGAGCCGTCGTCCTTAGTTCCTCCAAGTACAACGGAATGGAGGAATGGAACGTCCTCATATACGAGCACCACATACCGCACGCCATGAAAGAACTAGACTCAGTGGCTCACGTAGAGAGCTATAGAGAGATAGACTATGCACCGTTCCTGACGCTCACTAGACAGGAATATAGGACTCTCTACGCAGCCCTAGCGATGGGTTACTTCGAGTACCCTAAGAAGGTAAGGGCTAAGGAGGTGGCCAAAGTACTCGGGATAAGAGAGTCCACCTTCGTCTATCACGTGAGGAACGCACAGAGGAAACTATTCACGAGCTACCTGAAGGGGAGGGAGCCGCTTCTCGACTTCGGTGTAGGTTGAGCTGGTGGAGCCTCTTGGTGGATATAATAAGGGAGAAGAGAGTGTTGTTGAGGCCCAACCTTGAGGACTATGACTCGGTGTGCAAGGACTTCTCGTGGGTCAAGGTAAGGGAGGAGCTTGGGATGATGGGAATGGGCAACGGAGCTGGGTTGGCCTTGAGGAGGCCCGTGAGCAGGGGGTTGGGCGAATATGTGGCCCTAAGGTGGATCTCTGAGTCAGGGGAGAGGAAGGACTACCCGTTCTCCACGTTGTTGCAGCAGGGGCTTGGGGTAGCAAATGCTCTCAGGGAACTTGGCCTGTCTATGGGAGACAGGGTTGTTCTTCTCTCAAAACGCGTCCCTTCACTGTACTTCGCTATGATTGGCGTCCCCCTAGCTGGTGGGACCTTGGTTCCGGTCTTCACGTCCTTCGGTCGTGAAGCGATCAGGTACAGAATCGAGAACTCCGGAGCAAAAATGATCGTAGTACACGAGTCGTTGAAGGAAAAAGTCCCCGACGTAGAAGGTTTAAAGGTAGTTGTCACCTCCGATCAATCATTCCCTAATTCCACGAAAGGTAACGGGAGCTATAGTATACCCACGAATCGCCCGTTCGTCATCGTCTACACCTCGGGTTCAACTGGTAAGCCGAAGGGGATCTGGCACTCTCACGACATGATGACCTTCTACTACGTATCTGGGAAGTATCATTTCGACCTACATGAAGGACAAGACGTCTTTTGGCATACTGGAGATCCAGCTTGGATAGCCGGATTCGCGGGGGTGTGGACGGCTTGGGTGAATGGAGTTACCTTACTCTCCTACGAAGGAAGGTTCGACCCAGAGAGGTGGGCGACAATAGTTGAGGAGAACAAGGTGACTGTATTGTCCACAGCTCCCACAGCGATGAGAATGCTCAAGAAGGCCGAACAAACTGTAGTAAGGCATGACCTGAGTTCCCTTAGGTTCATTCACGCCGGTGGAGAATACGTAGACCCTGACCTAGTCAGGTGGAGCCATAAGAAGCTAGGTCTCCCAGTCCATGACGCATATGGACAAACGGAGACCGCCACATACGTCATAGCTAACTTCATTTCCTTACCCATAAAGGTGGGATCTATGGGAAGGCCGCTGCCTGGAGTTAAGGCGCTAGTTGTGGACGAAAAGGGGCGGCCTCTCCCAGCCAACACGCCGGGACTCCTCGCCTTCGTTCCAGATTTTCCTGCTTTGGCTAAAGGAGTGTGGAACGACGACGAAAGGTGGAAGGCGTACTTCAAGGGTGGATATTACGTCACTGGTGATAGGGCGTTGGTTGATGAGGATGGTTACTTCTGGTACCTGGGAAGGGAAGATGACGTGATAAAGGTGTCAGGTTACAGGGTCTCCCCGGTCGAAATTGAATCGGTACTCATGACCCACCCGGCTGTGGCAGAGGCTGCCGTGATTGGAGTTCCTGACCCTGAAAGGGGGAACAGGATAAAAGCCTACGTCGTCCTTAGGGAGGACTACTCGAGTGAGGCGGATTTACCTGTGAAGCTAAGAGAATACGTCAAACTCAACCTGGCCTCTCATATGGCTCCCGCTGAGGTAGAAATAGTGAAAGAGTTACCTCACACGCTTAGCGGAAAGATTCTCAGGAGGCTACTCAGGTCTATAGAGACCAAATCCCCAGTTGGAGACACCAGCACCTTGGATAACCAGGATCTGGTTAAGGACCTCAAGAAAGCTTAGGGACTTCGAGTTACAAAGCAACGGAAACCTCGCATCTTCTGGGGACAGGGACAATGATTCAAATGTTTCGTTTTCTTGACTCTTAGTTTATAATTAAGATAAAAGCGATCAAAGCTATAACTTCGATGAAGGTCGTTTTAACCGAACCACTCCCACCTCTCATAAGCAGCTGCGTTAGGGCTCTTCGTCACTCTTTTGGACGTTAAGGAAAATATTCCTAATCCGAACCAGGACAACGTTACTCAAACAATCCCCTCAGCTTTTCACAGGACCCCTGATGAGGAGTATAAAACTGTCTTCCAGGGAGCACAGGACCCCTAAGGAAGCGAGTTATCACTCTACAAGGTTAGTGCGACCACATCAATCCCGGTAGGTTCCTAAAGTATACGCGCTCACGGTTTAGCCACTTAAAGTGCTTATGTGATAGACCTAGAGAAGATGGTAGTTAAGACAGCGACTGTAGGAGAGGCTTCAATCTTGGATTGTTCTAGAAATATCATGGAGCACTTGAGGCGGAAAATAAAGGGAAAAAGGTCTACGTGAGAAGGTAAAGCGTTCCTGAAAGGTGTGTTTAAGAAATCTCAGAATGGGGTTGAAGCTGACAATGTTGTTGCTGTCGATGTTTACATGACTGATGTCATTTGTAGGTCCTTCCGTACAGCTTATTTGCCACTGAACCTGGGTTCTCTCCTGTTGAGGAACGAATTCACGCCCTCCTTGAAGTCCTCCGAGTACCTCAGTAATCCGAACGTTTTCCTTTCTATGTCCAATGCCGCGTCGAAAGGTGCATCAGCTATCGTCCTGAGGACTCCCTTCAGCGCCTTCAGGGCCAGTGGAGATAGGGTCGCGAGTTCCTTGGCGACCTCAAGTGTTCTAGGTTCTAGTTCGTCCTCTTCCACTACTTCATGAATTAGTCCATACTCTAACGCTTTGCCAGCGTCGATCCTCTTTCCTAACATGAGGAGGTAGGTCGCTCTTGAAAGGCCAACCATCTTGACTAGCCTAGTTATTCCTCCGCTGGCCGGCACCATCCCCAACTTCACCTCAGGGAGGGCGAACAACGATTTGGATGTGGCTATCCTTATGTCGCAGGAGAGTGCCAACTCAAGGCCAGCGCCGAAGGTGTAGCCGTTTATACTAGCTACTACGGGCTTAGATATCTTCTCAGCTGTGGAGAGGTCCTCCCCCCACTTGAGGAGGTCATCAACGTTCGTGTTGAGAAATTCTCCCACATCTCCTCCAGAACTGAAGGACTTGTTTCCGGCGCCCTTTACTACCACTACCCTCACTTGAGGGTTAGAGTCCATGAATCTCATCGCCTCTCCCACTTCCCTCCTCCCTTGTAGGGTGATTGCGTTCATCTTCTCAGGCCTCTCTATCACCACCTCTCCTATGCCACTCTCGTCGTGAACTGTGGTCCTAATCATAGCTCCTC
Protein-coding regions in this window:
- a CDS encoding enoyl-CoA hydratase/isomerase family protein — its product is MIRTTVHDESGIGEVVIERPEKMNAITLQGRREVGEAMRFMDSNPQVRVVVVKGAGNKSFSSGGDVGEFLNTNVDDLLKWGEDLSTAEKISKPVVASINGYTFGAGLELALSCDIRIATSKSLFALPEVKLGMVPASGGITRLVKMVGLSRATYLLMLGKRIDAGKALEYGLIHEVVEEDELEPRTLEVAKELATLSPLALKALKGVLRTIADAPFDAALDIERKTFGLLRYSEDFKEGVNSFLNRREPRFSGK
- a CDS encoding amidohydrolase family protein; the protein is MWDVHCHIFPRRYIKELSSLHEIGISPPDSLGRNILYDKETKQTLTYFIEGTPHVDVNKHLEDMREFGIEKQFLSVSPPHLDKIKEPRRALQLSQAINDGLSEIVDVDREHLSALATLPTTDLSLAMDELRRIIKLGLPGVALPSNTAKRFYDEGYDDLFKEISSKGLLLFIHPTEPVVWDRLGEDYNLALLYGWPFDTTLSVARLVFSGTIARYPGLKVVVSHGGG
- a CDS encoding amidohydrolase family protein; translation: MIPFFAGRVKLLGKDMRGKGKVIAVEDPLADFKRLYYDTAFFNVPSLKLLLEFVGEDHVVMGTDYPFGQRAGRACYEETLQMINRALTCEQREKVCKLNMTKLLHR
- a CDS encoding helix-turn-helix domain-containing protein, with protein sequence MNLIHEKCWSMYYNEDSVVKIVGLVPDQEKNVLRVVALAGEKGYKSLSQLKERGIIKSFYNTYRTGSAFVVDMAREYSDSVTSILSRNGAVVLSSSKYNGMEEWNVLIYEHHIPHAMKELDSVAHVESYREIDYAPFLTLTRQEYRTLYAALAMGYFEYPKKVRAKEVAKVLGIRESTFVYHVRNAQRKLFTSYLKGREPLLDFGVG
- a CDS encoding cyclase family protein, giving the protein MRLDELLNVMRSSKKYDLEQIRYPNMPAFDPVKPGLLYFLYRHHESYYNPDHDGPRTSASGLIIMSDQTGTHIDALCHQASDLKLSVGVKVTPEIETPWGFTKGGAEELPLIVARGVLIDVASVYQDPLPENSMISLEQVKKTLEVQGTTVERGDVVLVRTGYGKYWNDEEKYRRAAGVSKEVSSWLARTGPVAVGSDNLAWDLPSFKDPETHSSLPGHLLLIAERGIPIIENVRLEELAKDKVYQFLLIGFPLKFKGATGTPLRPVAIVP
- a CDS encoding AMP-binding protein, with protein sequence MVDIIREKRVLLRPNLEDYDSVCKDFSWVKVREELGMMGMGNGAGLALRRPVSRGLGEYVALRWISESGERKDYPFSTLLQQGLGVANALRELGLSMGDRVVLLSKRVPSLYFAMIGVPLAGGTLVPVFTSFGREAIRYRIENSGAKMIVVHESLKEKVPDVEGLKVVVTSDQSFPNSTKGNGSYSIPTNRPFVIVYTSGSTGKPKGIWHSHDMMTFYYVSGKYHFDLHEGQDVFWHTGDPAWIAGFAGVWTAWVNGVTLLSYEGRFDPERWATIVEENKVTVLSTAPTAMRMLKKAEQTVVRHDLSSLRFIHAGGEYVDPDLVRWSHKKLGLPVHDAYGQTETATYVIANFISLPIKVGSMGRPLPGVKALVVDEKGRPLPANTPGLLAFVPDFPALAKGVWNDDERWKAYFKGGYYVTGDRALVDEDGYFWYLGREDDVIKVSGYRVSPVEIESVLMTHPAVAEAAVIGVPDPERGNRIKAYVVLREDYSSEADLPVKLREYVKLNLASHMAPAEVEIVKELPHTLSGKILRRLLRSIETKSPVGDTSTLDNQDLVKDLKKA
- a CDS encoding cytosine permease, producing MPNEVSELDRLAVMRFYPTSGQIEVTREFPEETYLWNKDFHPTPVEKRNWGPWTYMAIWFGMVFVVPTWFLAGAGFSFGLNWYEILIDFFLGSLIIIVPTIIQSHGGARYGMSEPQLTRSRWGIYGAQLPSWIRAVISMGWWGIVSYIITEAAVAMYVSASGKLSLLQGASPYSLAKSFPDIFWPVFVAVILVQVLLFYVSPPVKAQPPLKMLARAAAPIVALGFAVLFVYTMTMAHWDFSPITSIPQSVRGGEFWINNLAYLNAVIADWATMAVSMPDFTRFARSQRAQTWGQVPMPFLMTMVAAIALMTTGATIALGLGGGKGISDPIILAALELPGLLKFFVLAAFMLAMFVVNVFANSIAPGYDIANTYSKYLTWFRGIVIGVVISAALGAWTFYASGAYGFIYNWLLVYGALLGGVEGVLIFDYAVIRRFKFEAVDVYLSRGRFRYLKGFNPAAFIAFAFGTTVTYLWYWGWLRTPTTQFLYVNSWISAFLITGVLYVVLMVLWVIPKYQVFLIGDLKQGYMSAEVRKLFNPGSKKD